A window of the Labrus mixtus chromosome 8, fLabMix1.1, whole genome shotgun sequence genome harbors these coding sequences:
- the LOC132978693 gene encoding proenkephalin-A-like: MAAPAHSSCVWMLVLGVCVSQVVGSDCGKECALCVYRLLGQQSAFSSLTCSLECKGGLDSQKLRLCQDFLLAKDAHIGLDVDPHEQQEQEAAGAMATDVDAATSPEHLLAKKYGGFMKRYGGFMSRRSPSPEGALEDPENQDEEENIRLEILKFLNAATEHGGEGEGQGGEEVKRYGGFMRRAEEGAAHSDLLEAVLGRGLKKRYGGFMRRVGRPEWLVDSSKSGGVLKRAWESSSELQKRYGGFMD, translated from the exons ATGGCGGCCCCCGCACACAGCAGCTGCGTGTGGATGCTGGTTctgggggtgtgtgtgtctcaggttgTGGGTTCGGACTGTGGGAAGgagtgtgcactgtgtgtgtaccGCCTGCTGGGACAACAGTCTGCCTTCTCCTCCCTG ACATGCTCACTTGAGTGTAAGGGTGGGTTGGACAGCCAGAAGCTCCGCCTGTGCCAGGACTTCCTGTTGGCGAAGGACGCCCACATCGGTTTGGACGTCGACCCCCATGAACAGCAAGAACAGGAAGCAGCTGGTGCCATGGCAACCGACGTCGACGCTGCAACATCGCCTGAACACCTGCTGGCCAAGAAGTACGGCGGCTTTATGAAGCGCTATGGTGGCTTCATGTCCCGCCGCTCCCCCTCTCCAGAGGGGGCGCTAGAGGACCCTGAGAACCAGGACGAGGAAGAAAATATTCGCCTTGAGATCCTAAAGTTCCTCAATGCAGCGACGGAGCACGGCGGCGAGGGGGAGGGTCAGGGAGGCGAGGAGGTGAAGAGGTATGGGGGCTTCATGCGCCGGGCTGAAGAAGGGGCGGCGCACAGTGACCTGCTGGAGGCGGTGCTGGGTCGGGGGCTCAAGAAGCGCTATGGAGGGTTCATGAGGCGCGTAGGCCGGCCCGAGTGGCTGGTGGACAGCAGCAAGAGTGGAGGGGTGCTGAAACGGGCGTGGGAGAGCAGCAGTGAGCTACAGAAGAGGTATGGGGGGTTCATGGACTAG